In Candidatus Moraniibacteriota bacterium, the genomic window AGGAAATTAACATGTATCTTGATCTGCCGGGCAAAACTGTCGGCGATGAATTTGAAAAACTTCTGTACAAGAACAGTTCGCTGGGCAGGGAAATAATCGGTTACAAAAAAACTGTTTCCAGATTCAAAAGAAAAGATTTCATCAAATACATCCGGGAAAATTACAACGCCAGCAACACCGTGATCTGCGTGGCTGGAAAATTCGATGAGAAAAAAATTATTGCAGATGCGAAAAAATATTTTGGAAAATTTTCCAAAGGAAAAACGACAAAAATCAGCAAAGTTTCTGAAAAACAAAACAAGCCCGAAGTCAGGATAAAGTTCAAAAAAACCGACCAGACTCATTTTGTAATCGGAAACCGGGCTTATCATAGAGATCACAAAGATCGCTATGCTCTGGCACTTCTGGCAACAATCTTGGGCGGAAACATGAGTAGCCGTCTTTTCATCGAAGTTCGCGAACGCCGGGGGCTGGCATATTCTGTCCATTCCGGCGTGGATGCATATCAAGATTGCGGCTACATTGCCACGCAGGCGGGCGTCGAGCATGACAAGCTGGAACAGGCTATAAATGTAATATTGAAAGAATACAAAAAAATTGCGACTGAAAAAGTCAGCCAGAGGGAACTCAAAAAAGCCAAGGATTTTCTAAAGGGCAGAGGAGTGATGGGTTTTGAAGCCTCTGACGAAGTTGCGATGTTCTATGTCAGCCAGGAAACAGACAGGGAAAAAGTTCTCAATCTCAAAGATGTTTTTGCCAAGATAAATGCGGTCACAGCTGAAGACATTCTGAGAGTGGCCAAGGATGTTTTCCAGAATAAAAAATTGAACTGTGCCATTGTCGGTCCGCACAAAAACAGCAAAAAAATCCAGAAAATACTCAACCTATAATTTTAAAATAATATGTCCGGGAAATTGGAAAAAAATATTCTGGCAACTATTGCATATTATGATTGTTTGGATTATCCCCTGACTCCTTTTGAAATTTGGAAAAATCTTATCAGGACAGACAACTATAACGTAAGCGAAAATTCAGACGAGACGACTTTGGCTGAAGTGATCAAACAGCTTGAAAGCGAAAATCTCAGGAAATATGTGGAGAGTAAAAACGGATTTTATTTCCTGAAAGGCAGAAACTATCTGGTGAAAAAGCGGATTGAAAATAATAAGATTTCTGTCGGAAAAATAAAAAAGCTTCTGAGGATTGCAAAATGGATGAGGCTTATTCCATTTATAAAAATGATCGGGATGACCGGAGCCTTGTCCATGAAAAATGCCAATGCCAAAAGCGACCTGGATGTCTTCGTGGTTTTCAAAAAAGGAAAAATATGGACAGGCCGGACATTGGCGACGATTTTTTTGCAGGCCATCGGAAAAAGGCGGCACGGAAAAAAAATCGCTGACCGCGTTTGCCTGAATTTTTTTGTGACCGATGAATCACTGGAAATCACCACCAAAGATCTTTTTTCAGCCAGCGAATATATGTTTCTTTTTCCGCTTTACGGTTGGGAAACGTATCAAAGGTTCCAGATAAAAAATAAGTGGATAAAAAGCATGAAGCCCTCCTATTCGCTTTGTGAAGTTCCGCCCCTCAAAACCCTCGGAGATCCCAGTTTCCTGAAAGCCATAAGGACTGCTGGAGAATTCATCCTGTCTCCGGCTTGGATTGAAAGATGGCTGGCAAAAATAGAGAAGAAACGCATCATGCAGAATCCGAAAACTCATCAGCCAGGAAGTATGGTTTATGCCGATGACAATGCCCTGATTTTCCTGCCCGAACCCCATGGCCCCAAAGTTTTCGAACAATTCAAGCAAAAGATCAGCCAGCTGGGCAGTTAGGTAATAAAGCCTTAAATAAGCCAAAAAGTTCCATTTATTCTTGACTTATGGGCAGAGACTTGCTAAATTATAAGAAGTTTTAAATAACCAAAAAACACATGAAATTTATAACCATTGCTCAGATCGTTGTTTCTATTCTGCTTTCAATTTCTATTTTGCTCCAGAACAGGGGCAGCGGACTCAGCACTGCATTTGGAGGAGATTTTGGAGGATATTATACCAAGCGGGGAATGGAAAAGTTTCTTTTCTATGCATCTTCATCTCTGGGAGTTATATTCATAATCCTGGCTTTGGCCATAATCTGGATAAGCAACAATTAATTGGAATCCCTTATTTTTCAAAAGACTTATTCGTAAGTCTTATTTATATAAATTAACTTTTCTAACACATCCATATTAGTATCAATCTTAAGGAAAAAATAAAATATTTAAGACCGGAAAATCTGTGGGCAATCAGCAAGAAGCTTGACTTTAAAGAAAAAATTATTGTGACATTGCTGCTGATAGCCATTGCAGTGTCGCTCATTTTCTGGATCGGTGCTTTTTATAAAAACTTAACAAAAGAAATTCCCAAATCCGGAGGAGAATATAATGAAGGCATCGTCGGCCAGCCATTATATGTAAACCCTGCCATATCGCAGACCAGCGAAGCAGACAGCACTTTAGCCCAGCTCATTTTTTCCGGACTTTTCAAATATGACAATGACAGCAAAATCGCCAAGGACTTGGCCGAAGACTATTCTATTTCGGATGACAAAAAGGAATATAAAATTAATCTGAAAAAAAATGTGACCTGGCATGACGGGGAGCCGCTCAATGCCCAGGATGTTTTTTTCACCTTCAATATACTGCAAGATCCCGCATACAAAAGTCCGTTGCGCCAGAGCTTGCAAGGAGTGGAAGCCAGAGTGGATGATGACTACACCATTGTCTTCATATTGAAAAACCAATACAGCGGATTTTTGGAAAATCTCACCTTCGGAATTTTGCCGAAACATATCTGGCAGGACATAGCTCCGGAGAAATTTTCTTTGGCTGAATACAATTTGCATCCGATAGGTTCCGGGCCTTATATGTTTTCCGATATGCAGAAAGATGCTGATGGAACCATTCTGACTTTCAAGCTTGTGGCCTTCAAAAATTTTTACGACGGAGCTCCTTATATCTCAAGAATAAATTTCAATTTTTATCCGGATGATTCTGCATTGATGGATGGGTACAACAAAAAAGAAGTGATGAGCATGGCCAGCATTCCTCCGCAGAACATCAAAGACATCAAAAACAGCAAAAGCACCAAAATCAATCGGCTGGCAATTCCCAGATATTTTGCAGTTTTTTTCAACCAGACAAAAAGCGTGGTGCTGGCGGATGACAATGTGCGCAAGGCTCTGAATCTGGGAGTGGACAGGGAACAGATCATCAAAGAAATTCTTTTCGGAGAAGGAGTAGCTCTCAACTCTCCTTTTCTTCCGCAGATGGAAGGCTATGACGATGATGATATAAAAACAGACACAGACAAGGCCCAGAAAATTCTGGATGATAATGGATGGTCTTTGGACAAGGATGAAAATGTCCGCAAGAAAAACGGAACGAAACTGGAATTCGAACTGGTCACAACCGACTGGCCGGAATTTGTTCAGACAGCCGACATGCTCAAGGTGCAATGGGAAAAACTGGGAGCCAGAGTCAATGTGAAAGTCATGTCAGTTTCAGACTTGCAGCAGAACTATATCCGCAGCAGGGAATATGACAGTCTTCTTTTCGGACAGGGAATAAGTTTCAACCCCGATTTATATTCATTCTGGCACTCAAGCTTTAAAAATGATCCCGGGCTGAATTTGTCCAGCCTTGACGACAAGGATGCAGACGGACTTTTGGAAAGCATCAGGCAGGAATTCGACGAATCAAAACGCAAGGAATCTTATGAAAAATTGCAGGAGATATTTTCCAAAGAAGTTCCCGCCACATTCCTCTATGCCCGCTATTATATCTATCCTACCAACACGAAGCTGAAAGGCATGGAAGTCAAAAACATCAACAACTCCCAGCAAAGATTCACGGACGTGAGCAAATGGTATGTCAAAACCAAAAGAGTCCTGAAATAATTTAAACAATAAAAAAATAAAAATATGGATATTGATTTTAAAAATGTTCCCAAACACTATGCTGCGCGGACGCATGAAAAAATGCAGGATGTCCTGATGGATCCGGCCGGCAAAGGCCCAGCCGTCCACTACTATATGATCCGCGGGGGAAGCGACCAGAGAAACATAACCGTTTGGGAGCCGGGAACAATTTCTGGAGAATACATCAAGACATACGGTCATTATCACGTGGGAAATTTGAGCGAAACTTATTGGATTATTTTCGGCGAGGGCGTGGCTCTGGTGCAAAAATTGAAAAAAGATTCGAATGGTCAGATGATTGCCGACGAAGTTGAGGAGTTCAAAGCAATCCCGGTGAAGGCCGGCGATAAAGTGTTCATGTCTCCGGAAGAAGGCCATTTGGTAGTCAACACAGGAAAGACATATTTTGTGACGGCTGACGACAGCCCGGTTGATTTTGAAGACAGGGATCCTGCCAGTTTTCCCGGACATGCCGATTATGAATTGGTGAAAAAAGCCAGAGGCTTTGCTTACTATGTGATTGAGCATGGAGGAAAGCCGGTTCTCAAAAAAAATCCTTTTTACAAAAAGATAGAGAAAGAAGATTTGGGCGGACTGCCGATAATTGGATAATGTTTCTGATTTTAAATTTAAAAAGCTATCCGCTCTGGATGGCTTTTTTGTTTTTCTTGTTTGGAGCAAACGGAAAATGTGATATAATATAAAGCGCAACTGGGATAATTTTAAAATCCGAATATTTTGTCTTTAAAAAATGCCAGATAAAAAAATAATTTTTCTTTTATTGTTCCTGTCTCTCTTCCTTTTTCAAATTCAGAAGGCGGAAGCTTTGGGCATGAGCAGTGATAATTATAAAATAAACGCGGATGTCATCGGTGCCGGCGGGGGATTGGGAATTTCCGACAGCTACAAATTATTCGACACGGCCGGCGAACCGATCGTCAGCATCGGAAGCAGTGACAACTACAAAGCCAAACTCGGTTTCGAATATATGCTGGATGAACCGCCTACCATATCAATTCTGGCCGATTCCAACACAGTGGATCTGGGCAATGTCACTCCCGGCACTCCGGTGCAGGGGCAATCGACGCTTTCTGTCACCACGAATTCATATGGAGGATATGATCTTCTGGCCAGTGAGAATCATGCACTGCTTCACACTGACGCTGTCACAACCATTCCTGATTATTCAGGTACGATTGCTTCACCGATTGCGTGGAGCGGAACCGGATTCGGATTTACCATAACATCGGGAACCAATGTGGAATCAAAATGGGGATCAAGTCCGAACTTTGCCTATGCTGGTTTTCCTTTGGCCGACACAGTCATCCATGAAAAAACAGGATACAAAACTGCGGCAGATGACACAGTCATAGGATATAATTTGAATGTAGCTTCAACACAAAAATCTGGAGATTATACCAACACCGTCACCTATACTGCTACCACCAGATTGTAAAAAAAGTAATTTTTGACAAAATTATCCACAGAAGTCTTGCAGAGTTGTCTATAATATGCTATAATTAGGTTAAAGAAGAATATTGACAGTATTAGACAATCTAAGAGATTTTATTTTTTTGGCTTGTATCCGCATTTTTACAGAGCGGAACAGGAAAAAGAATGGGAAATTTTAGATTGCAACCATTCTTGACAACAAAATGTTTGAAAGTTCTTAAGGGGTCGATATTAGAACTCAAAATATTGTCTTGCCAAGAAAGTTTTAACTAATAATTTAATAAAAAAATAAAAACAAAAAATATGAAGAAATTTCTATTTTTAACAATCGCAGCATTTGCTTTTGTGATTGTTGTTGCACCAGCTAGCGCTGCTGTAAGCGACACTTGCGAAGTTGATTTGACTGCATATGTTGGTGAAAACATAGATCTAGCCTGCAGCGTTACTTCTGTAGACTTAGGAACAGTAGTTCCTGGTACTCCAGTAGTAGGAAGTAGTTCTTGTACAGTTACAACCAATGCTGACCTTGGTTATGATCTTTTAGTAAGACAGGATACTCCTTTGACAGACAATGAGTCTAACACTATTGCTGCCTATGCAGGCACAATTGGTACTCCTACAGCATGGACTGGAACAGGACTAGGTTTTAGTGTTTATGCTTCAACAGCAACCAAGGATGCTAAGTGGGGTTCAGCCAGCACGTGTACTACCGGTGCTGCTAATAATTATGCCGGTTTTCCCGGAACTTCTGCTATCATTATGGATCATGACTCATATTCAGCTACTGCAACTACGACTGACATCTGCTACAAACTTGATGTTCCATCAACTCAGGAGTCTGGTGCTTATGCTGGCCAGGTAACATACACAGCTACAACAAAGCCGTAATTTATAGAGAGACACTAATCGAACAAGCCGGAATTATTCCGGCTTGTTTTTTTATTCGAAATTTTATCGGATGAGGCTGGGCTATGATGACAAAAAATTTTTTTAATGTTAAAATAAATTCGACTGTGAAAAAATAATCAATAAAAAATTTAACATAAAAAACAAACATGAAAAAAATATCCAATTTCAAAATGCTGAAATATCTGTTCATCATCATCGCCAGTTTCTTTTTTTGTTTTTCTGCCGAGGCCTATGAAAATGCTAAAAGCATCCAAGTTTCACCGACCCGCTTTGACTATAAGCTCGGGCCGGGCGCCGAAACTGAAGGAACGCTCAAGCTCAAAAATTTTGCAAAGGATGAATATAAAGTCAAAGTGTATGTGGAAGATTTTTATGTGGAAGACTACACTTCAGACGCGAAATTTTTTGTGCCGGACAACGCCCATCCGAAGCTGGCTTATGATATTATCAAATGGATAAAATTTGACGAAGAGAATTTCCAAATGGCTCCCGATGAAGCCAAAGAAATCCATTTTAAAATCGATGTGCCGGAAGGACTTCCGACTGGAGGGTACTTCGGTGTAATTTTTGTGGAACATGAAGAACCAGGATCTGAAGAGAATGCAGTCGTGGTGAAAAGCAGAGTTGGAGCTTTACTTTCTTTTGCAGTGCAGGGCAAAGAACCAATAAGACAAGATGCGGAGCTCAAAGATTTCAGGGCTACCCAGAAAATATTTTGGGACAATCCAGCCGGACTGATTGCGGATGTCTATAGTTCCGGCAACATGCATTTCAAAATGTCTGGACAAATCGACATATACAACTTGGGAATTTTTAAAAAAGATCCGATAGTCTTAAAAGACCAATTCCAATATCCGAAAACGATCAGGAGATATGAAGAGAAATGGAAATTTGCGCCGTGGTGGGGATATGGATATTACACTGCCAAGATCAATCTGGTTTCGGAAGACGGAAAAATTATTCTCTCCAAAGATGCTAATTTCTGGGTGATTCCCTGGAAGACGACGGTCATCATTTTGGGAACGCTTTTTCTCTTGTGGCTCATCAGAAAAATATTCAAACATAATTTTGAAGTCAAAAGGAAGAAAAAGGGGAATAAAAGGCCAATAAGACACGTCTAAAGTTGCAAAATTTATCCAAAAACAGGCAGTAAAAATGCCTGTTTTTTTGAACCTGTGGATAACTCCCTGCCAGGGCTTGGGGATTTGTATCTTTTGTGTTAAAATTCGGATAGATAAATATATTGATTTTTGGCACTGCAAAAGCAAAATAATTCAATTAGGAGGGTGTATATATTTATCAAGCAAGCGGGATCTTAAAAAGATGTTAGTTTGAGTTATTTAGTATTGGGGGGAGGTTTTATATAAATAAACCCAGAGTAAGTAATGAGAAAAATAAAAATAAAATTTAATTTCAGGAAAAGCGCAATGTTTTTAATGGCGGCGCTTTTTATTTTTTTCATTTCTTTCCAAGGGAGCACTGAAGCGGCCATTACCAAGCAGATAAATTATCAGGGAAAACTGACAGACAGTCTGGATGCATTGGTTCCGGATGGGAACTACGATATGATTCTCAATTTCTATGACGCGCCGACCGGAGGCAACATTGTCTGGACAGCCAGAGGAACAATCGGAACTCCGACAGCCAGATCAGTGGAAGTTACGCGCGGACTTTTTTCCATCATGCTCGGCGATGTGGCGGCTGGTGACAATCCGATCGAACTTGATTTCAATAGTAGTTATTATCTTGGTGTGACAGTCGGAACGGATGACGAAATGATTCCAAGAAAAATGATCGGCGCATCCGGCTATGCTTTTAATTCTGATTTATTAGATGGACTTCATGCTGACACCAGCGGAAATGACGCGCATGTTGTGGCGACAGATTCATCGGGCAACTTGACAGTTTCCGGCAACACCTATTTTGGCGGTACGGAAAATTATATCGATTCTTCCGGCGATGGAACTCTCAACAGTTTGACTTTTGATGGAGAAAATCCTTTGCTGGTTGATTCATCTGGAATTTCCAATAGCGCGAACAGTATTGCGCTGGATGTTTATGGAAATGTATTTGTAGACAATGTAGAAAATCCGACAGATTATGAAAGTGAAAGCTCCGGACCTACTGGGACAATTGACGCGCAAGTAAGTGCGGGCACAGATGATAGTTTGGGGTATTATGGTGAAGGTGTCTGGGAATTTGGTACCGATGTGGGAATAGCAGGAGCCGGAACACTGGAAGCGATGGCTTCAGTCGATAGAATAGGTTCTGGTTTGCGTTTTGCAGGAGTTAATATTCCAGAAGGAGCTTCTGTAACAAATGCCTATCTAAGTTTCTATGCAATTAATCCTTGGGGCTTGCCTCAGATCGGAGGCAGTGGCACAAAATCCAAAATAACCGGAGAATTAAGCACTTCAGCAAGCACCTTTTCTGATTTGGCAGATTATCAGGCTAGACGAGGAACAATAGTAGGCGGAGCCAACAATAATAATATTACGACAACTCAAGTCAACTGGGATGATGCGACTTGGACAGTAAGTGGTTGGAATAATTCTCCAGATATTTCCAGCGTGATTCAGGAAATTGTCGATTTGGGAGCAGTGACCAATCTGGGCATCTTTTTCGATGACCATGATAATCTGTCAACTTCCGGAAATTATGTATATGCAGCCAATGCTTATGAAGCAGGCGCTTCCACAGCTCCTAAGTTGCACATTGAATACGGAGGTTACGATACCAATCTGGTTGCTTATGCGGAATCAACTATCAAAACTCAAGGAGAATATTCTTTGAGAGGCGAGGCTACTATTACAGACAGTTTGAACAAAACTCTGACCAAAACTTTGACCACGCCTCTTAACCTCTCAGATATTAATACTGTCTATTTCGATCTAAGATCCAATCGCACCGGATCAAATATTAAAATAGGCCTTCATGACAGTGGAGGCACAACCACTGAAATCACTCCCAACCTGACTTCAGCCGATGTTTTCCAAACTATCACTTGGGATATTTCAGGAGTAGCCAATGCCAATAAGGATACAATTGATCAAATCATCATAACCATAGTCAATGCCGATTCAGCCAATACTTTCTATCTGGACAATATTTATTTTCCAGACACTGCAAACCAAAACATGATTTTCTCGGTTGATAGCTTGGAAAGAATGAGAATTTCTGCTTCTGGCAATGTCGGCATCGGAACCACTACTCCAAGTTCTTTGTTGGATGTGGCTGGTACTTTGGGAGTCAGCGGTGTAGCAACTTTCTCCGGAACCCCAACTGGCAGTGGAATCGGTCAAGGTTCGGTATATATAAATCCAACCGCATCAGGAGAGGGCGCTTCGGTTTTTCAAGGATGGGAAGCAGAAACAGATTGGAATTCGGAAGATTTTGGCAGCAATGTTGTTCTTCTTCCAAAATTATCCGATTTAGATAATGATGGTGACTATGATTTATTACTAGGTACAGAAAATGCTGGTGTCTATGTTTATGAAAATACCGGCACAGCCTCTGAACCAATTTGGACACGGCATGCTGGTTGGGATATACCAGATACATTCTATAGCTATGCTTATCCAACTATTGCTGATCTGGATAATGACGGCGATTTTGATTTATTGGTCGGAACCGGGAACGGCATAGCTTATGGAGTTGAAAATACCGGCACGTCTTCCTCTCCGGCCTGGACGCTTAATTCAGGTTGGGATACTCCGGACATGGATGTTGTTGGTGAGGGCGGAAGCACAAACACTCCATCTCTGGGAGACTTAGATGGCGATGGAGATTATGACTTAATGATAGGCTATATAAATGTTAGCGATATTTATTATATAGCTGGTTTTGAAAATACCGGCACAGTTTCTTCGCCAAGTTGGGCATACCACTCAGCTTGGAATATTTTAATGCCTGGTTCTCCCGGCTATGCACTTTATCCAACTTTGACTGATTTTGATGATGATGGAGATCAGGATTTATTTATAGGCAATTGGATAAATTCACCTTATAGTCTCTATGCTTATGAAAATACCGGCTCGGCTTCTGAACCGGTTTGGACGCTTAATTCCGACTGGAGCATCCTAAATATTACCAGTGCAGTTAATGTCGGAGCCTTTGCCGATTTGGATGATGACGGAGATAAAGACTTGATGATGAATGATTATGTGAATGGAATGATACTTGGTTATAAGCAGATCAAAGCTCCTATTCCAACTACTTTATTTGGCGTAGCTTTGGACGGTTCACAATTGTTAAGGATTAGCAGTGATGGAATTACCGAAATAACAAACGATTTGATTATTGGTGGTGGCGCTGAGGTAACAAACAACTTGATTGTCAGTGGCAATGTTGGAATTGGAACGACTGATCCAACTGCGCGCTTGCATTTGGGCGCGGGTACTTCGACAGTAGGTACAGCTCCGCTTAAATTTACTTCGGGGACATTATTAACTGATCCTGAAGCAGGAGCCATGGAATTTTTGGGTGATGATTATTATCTTTCAATATCATCCGGATATGACTCGCAATATCCTCCGGAATTTTCTGATACCTATGTCAAAGCTACCTCGACTGGCTGGAGTGGTACTTATGATCTGGATCCTTGGCTTGCAACTGATCCAAGCAGATCTCTTATTGGGAATGGTTATGGAAATTCCTGGGAAAGCGCAAATCCGGGAATTACAAACCAAAGATTTCATATTGATTTGGGATCGGCTCAGGTTATCGATCGCGTGTATTATGAAAATGGT contains:
- a CDS encoding pitrilysin family protein; its protein translation is MNYKKTTLKNGLRIMTVPMKGTQTATVVVMVDVGSRLEKENQAGLSHFVEHMFFKGTKKRPTTQIISEELDSFGGEFNASTSKDKTLYYAKVDSNHICQAFDIISDMFLNSKIEQAEINRERGTITQEINMYLDLPGKTVGDEFEKLLYKNSSLGREIIGYKKTVSRFKRKDFIKYIRENYNASNTVICVAGKFDEKKIIADAKKYFGKFSKGKTTKISKVSEKQNKPEVRIKFKKTDQTHFVIGNRAYHRDHKDRYALALLATILGGNMSSRLFIEVRERRGLAYSVHSGVDAYQDCGYIATQAGVEHDKLEQAINVILKEYKKIATEKVSQRELKKAKDFLKGRGVMGFEASDEVAMFYVSQETDREKVLNLKDVFAKINAVTAEDILRVAKDVFQNKKLNCAIVGPHKNSKKIQKILNL
- the secG gene encoding preprotein translocase subunit SecG produces the protein MKFITIAQIVVSILLSISILLQNRGSGLSTAFGGDFGGYYTKRGMEKFLFYASSSLGVIFIILALAIIWISNN
- a CDS encoding peptide ABC transporter substrate-binding protein translates to MTLLLIAIAVSLIFWIGAFYKNLTKEIPKSGGEYNEGIVGQPLYVNPAISQTSEADSTLAQLIFSGLFKYDNDSKIAKDLAEDYSISDDKKEYKINLKKNVTWHDGEPLNAQDVFFTFNILQDPAYKSPLRQSLQGVEARVDDDYTIVFILKNQYSGFLENLTFGILPKHIWQDIAPEKFSLAEYNLHPIGSGPYMFSDMQKDADGTILTFKLVAFKNFYDGAPYISRINFNFYPDDSALMDGYNKKEVMSMASIPPQNIKDIKNSKSTKINRLAIPRYFAVFFNQTKSVVLADDNVRKALNLGVDREQIIKEILFGEGVALNSPFLPQMEGYDDDDIKTDTDKAQKILDDNGWSLDKDENVRKKNGTKLEFELVTTDWPEFVQTADMLKVQWEKLGARVNVKVMSVSDLQQNYIRSREYDSLLFGQGISFNPDLYSFWHSSFKNDPGLNLSSLDDKDADGLLESIRQEFDESKRKESYEKLQEIFSKEVPATFLYARYYIYPTNTKLKGMEVKNINNSQQRFTDVSKWYVKTKRVLK
- a CDS encoding glucose-6-phosphate isomerase family protein; this translates as MDIDFKNVPKHYAARTHEKMQDVLMDPAGKGPAVHYYMIRGGSDQRNITVWEPGTISGEYIKTYGHYHVGNLSETYWIIFGEGVALVQKLKKDSNGQMIADEVEEFKAIPVKAGDKVFMSPEEGHLVVNTGKTYFVTADDSPVDFEDRDPASFPGHADYELVKKARGFAYYVIEHGGKPVLKKNPFYKKIEKEDLGGLPIIG